A single genomic interval of Eurosta solidaginis isolate ZX-2024a chromosome 3, ASM4086904v1, whole genome shotgun sequence harbors:
- the Mal-A1 gene encoding maltase A1 yields the protein MYKEIIFVLLALLASNALAKDWWQNGNYYQIYPRSFRDSDGDGIGDLNGITEKLQYLKDIGFTAAWLSPIFKSPMADFGYDISDFYQIHPEYGTMEDFENMIKKAKEIGIKIILDFVPNHSSDENEWFKKSVDGDPAYADFYIWHDGKINEATGEREPPSNWLSAFRYSAWEWNEVRQQYYLHQFAIKQPDLNYRNPAVVNEMKNVMRFWLGKGISGFRIDAVPYLFEKELDRYNNYPDEPVIDNVQSCPDPDDGCHLQHIYTQDQPETFDMAYQWRELFDEFKKEHGADTRILLTEAYTSFENIMRFYGNGIQNGSHIPFNFDFLSNCQNDTKAPVLMEHIEKWLNAMPKDAYANWVLGNHDNKRLASRLGVQRADLFNILLQTLPGNAVTYNGEEIAMTDVFISWEDSVDPQACNANPDIYYAVTRDPARSPYQWDASPHAGFTSGDHTWLPLADDFKMNNALAQLRAPQSHLQIFKKLVRLRKEPAFQDGELQIKAIDDDVIIYSRQKAGSDLYVIALNLGGNEKTLNLRDNFALEFKAEVITASVHSQYMDGDIIDTTTFKLEPYVGIVLVGIK from the exons atgtataaGGAAATTATATTCGTGCTTTTGGCGCTATTAGCCTCAAATGCGCTAGCCAAGGATTGGTGGCAGAATGGCAATTATTATCAAATCTATCCACGTTCATTTCGTGACAGTGATGGTGATGGTATTGGTGATTTAAATGGCATTACCGAAAAACTGCAATACCTGAAGGATATCGGCTTCACAGCTGCTTGGCTCTCGCCTATATTCAAGTCGCCTATGGCTGATTTTGGTTATGATATATCTGACTTTTATCAAATACATCCCGAATATGGTACCATGGAAGATTTTGAAAATATGATCAAGAAAGCCAAAGAGATTGGCATTAAAATTATACTCGATTTTGTGCCAAATCATTCGAGCGATGAAAATGAATGGTTTAAGAAATCAGTTGATGGCGATCCAGCTTATGCTGACTTTTATATTTGGCATGATGGTAAAATCAATGAGGCAACTGGTGAACGTGAGCCGCCTAGTAATTGGTTGAGCGCTTTCCGCTACTCTGCATGGGAATGGAATGAAGTACGTCAACAATATTATCTACATCAATTTGCTATTAAACAACCTGATCTCAATTACCGTAATCCAGCTGTTgttaatgaaatgaaaaatgttatGCGTTTTTGGTTGGGCAAAGGTATATCTGGTTTTCGTATTGACGCTGTGCCCTATTTGTTTGAGAAGGAATTAGATCGCTACAATAATTATCCAGATGAACCCGTTATCGATAATGTGCAATCTTGCCCCGATCCAGATGATGGCTGTCACTTGCAACATATCTATACGCAAGATCAACCCGAAACGTTCGATATGGCCTATCAATGGCGTGAATTATTCGATGAATTCAAGAAAGAACATGGCGCCGATACACGCATTCTACTTACCGAAGCTTATACCAGTTTTGAAAATATTATGCGTTTCTATGGCAATGGCATACAAAATGGTTCACACATTCCattcaattttgattttctatcaAATTGCCAAAACGACACAAAAGCGCCTGTATTGATGGAACATATTGAGAAATGGTTGAATGCCATGCCAAAGGATGCTTATGCCAATTGGGTGCTTGGTAATCATGATAATAAACGTTTAGCCTCACGTTTGGGCGTACAACGCGCTGATCTCTTCAATATTTTGTTGCAAACTTTACCTGGCAATGCGGTGACTTATAAC ggTGAAGAAATTGCCATGACTGACGTTTTTATTAGCTGGGAAGACTCTGTAGATCCTCAAGCTTGCAATGCTAATCCAGATATTTACTATGCCGTTACGCGTGATCCTGCACGCTCACCTTACCAATGGGATGCATCACCTCATGCAG GTTTTACTTCTGGCGACCACACATGGCTTCCATTAGCCGATGATTTTAAAATGAACAATGCTTTAGCTCAACTACGTGCACCACAATCACATTTACAGATATTCAAAAAATTAGTACGCCTACGCAAAGAGCCCGCTTTTCAAGATGGCGAACTACAAATCAAAGCAATCGACGATGATGTCATCATTTACTCACG ACAAAAGGCCGGTAGCGATCTCTATGTGATCGCGCTCAATTTGGGTGGTAATGAAAAAACGTTGAATCTCCGAGATAATTTCGCTTTGGAGTTCAAAGCAGAGGTGATCACTGCTTCCGTACACTCACAGTACATGGATGG TGATATAATCGATACAACAACATTCAAATTGGAACCGTATGTGGGCATTGTACTGGTGGGAATTAAATAG
- the LOC137246266 gene encoding maltase A3-like yields MRNLVEIYLYFALIVVTTSDKKVTDKSWWQTASFYQIYPRSFKDSDGDGIGDIKGITQQLSYLKEIGIDATWLSPVFKSPMADFGYDVADFTEIDPIFGTMADFDELMEKSKEIGVKIILDFVPNHTSDEHEWFIKSVQNDTEYADYYVWHPGKVTENGTRIPPTNWISVFRGSMWTWNENRQAYYLHQFHYKQPDLNYYNPKVREAMKDVLRFWVRKGVAGFRIDAVPHIYEVAPDSDGNWPDEPRNYWENDLEDYNSLQHIYTKDQPETLEMVYEFREVMNELDEELGGYQHIILSEAYTDIDILMQYYGNTTVDGAHIPFNFELLSNLKSWSDANHYSQLIHNWLDSMPAGRTANWVLGNHDQSRIGTRLGWERIDMINVMLKTLPGASITYQGEEIGMTDVWISWENTVDPQGCQSSMQEYERLSRDPARTPFQWNDEHQAGFTDGNTTWLPLHANYKTLNLKRERGISFSHLNIYKQLQKLRREKAMRYGETDVMAFNRNVLAIKRYLSGERTFIVLLNINDDYEAVNPKAAFIDLTDKLEYILTTDKSIRQKGDRVSSDYIELLSKEAVILATI; encoded by the exons ATGAGGAATCTTGTAGAAATATATCTTTACTTTGCACTTATAGTTGTGACCACAAGTGACAAAAAAGTGACTGATAAATCATGGTGGCAAACTGCGAGCTTTTACCAAATATATCCACGTTCATTCAAAGATAGCGATGGTGATGGCATTGGTGACATAAAAG GCATTACACAGCAATTATCCTATTTGAAGGAGATCGGAATTGATGCTACTTGGTTATCGCCCGTTTTTAAATCACCAATGGCTGATTTTGGCTATGATGTAGCTGATTTCACCGAAATTGATCCAATTTTCGGCACCATGGCAGATTTTGATGAGTTAATGGAAAAATCGAAAGAAATTGGTGTGAAAATAATTTTAGATTTTGTACCCAATCATACCAGCGATGAGCATGAATGGTTTATCAAATCAGTGCAAAATGATACCGAATATGCCGATTACTATGTCTGGCATCCGGGCAAAGTAACTGAAAATGGCACACGCATACCGCCCACAAATTGGATATCAGTTTTTCGTGGTTCGATGTGGACGTGGAATGAAAATCGGCAAGCTTACTATTTACATCAATTCCATTACAAGCAACCGGATCTCAACTATTATAATCCAAAAGTACGTGAAGCAATGAAGGATGTGTTGCGCTTTTGGGTGCGCAAAGGTGTTGCCGGATTTCGTATTGATGCTGTACCGCATATTTATGAAGTAGCGCCAGATAGCGATGGCAATTGGCCAGATGAACCACGTAATTACTGGGAGAATGATTTAGAAGACTATAACTCTCTGCAACATATTTACACTAAAGACCAACCAGAAACATTGGAGATGGTCTATGAATTTCGTGAAGTTATGAATGAATTGGATGAGGAACTTGGGGGTTATCAGCATATAATTTTGTCTGAAGCTTACACTGATATTGATATTCTGATGCAATATTATGGCAATACTACCGTAGATGGTGCGCACATACCATTCAATTTTGAACTTTTAAGTAACTTAAAAAGTTGGTCTGATGCTAACCACTATTCGCAATTGATTCATAATTGGTTGGATAGTATGCCCGCTGGACGCACAGCAAATTGGGTG ttGGGCAATCACGATCAAAGTCGCATTGGTACGCGCTTAGGATGGGAACGCATTGACATGATTAACGTAATGCTGAAGACCTTACCTGGCGCTAGCATCACTTATCAGGGAGAAGAAATTGGTATGACTGACGTGTGGATTTCTTGGGAAAATACTGTTGATCCGCAAGGTTGCCAATCGAGTATGCAAGAGTATGAGCGTCTTTCACGCGATCCAGCGCGCACACCATTTCAATGGAACGATGAGCATCAAGCCGGCTTTACAGATGGTAACACTACTTGGTTGCCTTTGCATGCGAATTATAAAACATTGAACCTCAAACGTGAGCGTGGTATCTCATTTAGTCACTTGAATATTTATAAACAGCTACAAAAACTGCGCAGAGAGAAGGCAATGCGTTATGGTGAAACCGATGTAATGGCATTCAACAGAAATGTATTAGCGATTAAGCG CTACCTGTCTGGTGAGCGTACTTTTATTGTGCTCCTGAATATCAACGATGATTATGAAGCGGTCAATCCTAAAGCCGCTTTCATTGATCTCACTGACAAGCTTGAATATATACTGACCACAGATAAGAGTATACGTCAAAAGGG cGACAGAGTTTCATCAGACTATATTGAACTACTATCTAAAGAGGCTGTTATACTGGCTACAATCTAA
- the LOC137243399 gene encoding maltase A3-like isoform X2 has protein sequence MADYGYDIANFNDIEPMFGTMADFDELIKKSKEIGIKVVLDFVPNHTSDEHEWFIKSTQNDTEYADYYMWHPGKVTENGTRLPPTNWLSVFRGSAWTWNENRQAYYLHQFHYKQPDLNYDNPKVRKAMKDVLRFWVRKGAAGFRVDAVPHVFEIERGSDGNWPDEPRNYLVNDTANYDSLLHIYTKNQPKTLELVYEFREVMNELDEELGGGQHVLVTEAYENISTLMKYYGNETMDGAHLPFNFEFLRHININSDAYVYAQLIHNWLDNMPARYTANWVLGNHDQSRIGTRLSTDRIDLINIMLKTLPGASITYQGEEIGMTDVWISWENTVDPQGCQSNPNEYEYLSRDPSRTPFQWSDGYQAGFTGGNATWLPINTNYNRINVKRERGVAYSHLNVFKQLQILRREKTMRYGAAEVKALSKNIFGIMRFLSGERTFIALLNVGDEYEEINAKSAFSKLTAQLEYILITARSIRRKGDKVSSNHIALYPKEAVVLATISS, from the exons ATGGCTGATTATGGCTATGACATAGCCAATTTCAACGATATTGAACCAATGTTTGGCACAATGGCAGACTTTGATGAATtaattaaaaaatcgaaagaaATTGGTATAAAAGTAGTTTTAGATTTCGTACCCAATCACACTAGCGACGAACACGAATGGTTTATCAAATCTACACAAAACGATACCGAATATGCTGACTACTATATGTGGCATCCGGGCAAAGTAACTGAAAATGGCACACGCCTACCACCAACAAATTGGTTATCAGTTTTCCGTGGATCGGCGTGGACGTGGAATGAAAATCGTCAAGCTTATTATTTACATCAATTCCATTACAAACAACCAGATCTTAACTATGACAATCCAAAAGTACGTAAAGCCATGAAGGATGTGCTACGTTTTTGGGTGCGCAAAGGTGCTGCCGGATTTCGTGTTGATGCTGTGCCGCATGTTTTCGAAATAGAACGCGGTAGCGATGGCAATTGGCCTGATGAGCCGCGTAATTATTTGGTAAATGATACAGCAAATTATGACTCACTGCTGCATATTTATACTAAAAATCAACCTAAAACACTTGAATTGGTTTATGAGTTTCGTGAAGTCATGAATGAATTGGATGAAGAACTTGGTGGTGGTCAACATGTACTTGTGACCGAAGCTTATGAGAATATCAGCACTCTTATGAAATATTATGGCAACGAAACAATGGATGGTGCACATTTAccatttaattttgaatttttacgtCACATAAATATCAATTCAGATGCTTACGTATACGCACAATTGATACATAATTGGTTGGATAATATGCCTGCCAGATACACAGCTAATTGGGTG TTAGGCAATCACGATCAAAGTCGGATTGGTACGCGTTTAAGTACAGATCGCATAGACTTGATTAATATAATGTTGAAGACTTTACCGGGCGCCAGCATAACCTATCAGGGCGAGGAAATTGGTATGACTGACGTTTGGATTTCTTGGGAAAATACTGTCGATCCACAAGGCTGCCAGTCAAATCCTAACGAATATGAATATCTGTCCCGTGATCCTTCGCGCACTCCATTCCAATGGAGTGATGGTTATCAAGCTGGTTTCACAGGTGGTAATGCCACTTGGTTGCCTATAAATACGAATTATAATAGAATAAATGTTAAACGTGAGCGTGGTGTTGCCTATAGCCACTTAAATGTTTTCAAGCAATTACAAATTCTGCGCCGTGAAAAGACAATGCGTTATGGCGCGGCCGAAGTGAAAGCGCTtagcaaaaatatttttggcaTTATGCG TTTTCTTTCTGGTGAACGCACTTTTATAGCGCTTCTCAATGTCGGTGATGAATATGAAGAGATCAATGCCAAAAGCGCTTTCAGCAAACTCACTGCTCAGCTTGAATATATTCTGATCACAGCTAGGAGTATACGCCGGAAGGG CGACAAAGTCTCATCAAATCACATTGCGCTGTATCCAAAGGAAGCAGTTGTACTCGCTACAATTAGTTCCTAA
- the LOC137243399 gene encoding maltase A3-like isoform X1, whose amino-acid sequence MRNLIKIFLCYALIVVTTSEVAEKFWWKTATFYQIYPRSFKDTDGDGIGDLQGIIQQLPYLKEIGVDATWLSPIFTSPMADYGYDIANFNDIEPMFGTMADFDELIKKSKEIGIKVVLDFVPNHTSDEHEWFIKSTQNDTEYADYYMWHPGKVTENGTRLPPTNWLSVFRGSAWTWNENRQAYYLHQFHYKQPDLNYDNPKVRKAMKDVLRFWVRKGAAGFRVDAVPHVFEIERGSDGNWPDEPRNYLVNDTANYDSLLHIYTKNQPKTLELVYEFREVMNELDEELGGGQHVLVTEAYENISTLMKYYGNETMDGAHLPFNFEFLRHININSDAYVYAQLIHNWLDNMPARYTANWVLGNHDQSRIGTRLSTDRIDLINIMLKTLPGASITYQGEEIGMTDVWISWENTVDPQGCQSNPNEYEYLSRDPSRTPFQWSDGYQAGFTGGNATWLPINTNYNRINVKRERGVAYSHLNVFKQLQILRREKTMRYGAAEVKALSKNIFGIMRFLSGERTFIALLNVGDEYEEINAKSAFSKLTAQLEYILITARSIRRKGDKVSSNHIALYPKEAVVLATISS is encoded by the exons ATGAGAAActtaattaaaatatttctttgCTATGCACTTATTGTAGTGACCACAAGCGAAGTAGCTGAAAAGTTTTGGTGGAAAACAGCGACCTTTTATCAAATTTATCCACGCTCCTTTAAGGATACCGACGGTGATGGCATTGGTGACTTACAGG GTATTATACAACAATTGCCATACCTGAAAGAGATCGGCGTGGATGCCACTTGGTTATCGCCTATTTTTACATCACCAATGGCTGATTATGGCTATGACATAGCCAATTTCAACGATATTGAACCAATGTTTGGCACAATGGCAGACTTTGATGAATtaattaaaaaatcgaaagaaATTGGTATAAAAGTAGTTTTAGATTTCGTACCCAATCACACTAGCGACGAACACGAATGGTTTATCAAATCTACACAAAACGATACCGAATATGCTGACTACTATATGTGGCATCCGGGCAAAGTAACTGAAAATGGCACACGCCTACCACCAACAAATTGGTTATCAGTTTTCCGTGGATCGGCGTGGACGTGGAATGAAAATCGTCAAGCTTATTATTTACATCAATTCCATTACAAACAACCAGATCTTAACTATGACAATCCAAAAGTACGTAAAGCCATGAAGGATGTGCTACGTTTTTGGGTGCGCAAAGGTGCTGCCGGATTTCGTGTTGATGCTGTGCCGCATGTTTTCGAAATAGAACGCGGTAGCGATGGCAATTGGCCTGATGAGCCGCGTAATTATTTGGTAAATGATACAGCAAATTATGACTCACTGCTGCATATTTATACTAAAAATCAACCTAAAACACTTGAATTGGTTTATGAGTTTCGTGAAGTCATGAATGAATTGGATGAAGAACTTGGTGGTGGTCAACATGTACTTGTGACCGAAGCTTATGAGAATATCAGCACTCTTATGAAATATTATGGCAACGAAACAATGGATGGTGCACATTTAccatttaattttgaatttttacgtCACATAAATATCAATTCAGATGCTTACGTATACGCACAATTGATACATAATTGGTTGGATAATATGCCTGCCAGATACACAGCTAATTGGGTG TTAGGCAATCACGATCAAAGTCGGATTGGTACGCGTTTAAGTACAGATCGCATAGACTTGATTAATATAATGTTGAAGACTTTACCGGGCGCCAGCATAACCTATCAGGGCGAGGAAATTGGTATGACTGACGTTTGGATTTCTTGGGAAAATACTGTCGATCCACAAGGCTGCCAGTCAAATCCTAACGAATATGAATATCTGTCCCGTGATCCTTCGCGCACTCCATTCCAATGGAGTGATGGTTATCAAGCTGGTTTCACAGGTGGTAATGCCACTTGGTTGCCTATAAATACGAATTATAATAGAATAAATGTTAAACGTGAGCGTGGTGTTGCCTATAGCCACTTAAATGTTTTCAAGCAATTACAAATTCTGCGCCGTGAAAAGACAATGCGTTATGGCGCGGCCGAAGTGAAAGCGCTtagcaaaaatatttttggcaTTATGCG TTTTCTTTCTGGTGAACGCACTTTTATAGCGCTTCTCAATGTCGGTGATGAATATGAAGAGATCAATGCCAAAAGCGCTTTCAGCAAACTCACTGCTCAGCTTGAATATATTCTGATCACAGCTAGGAGTATACGCCGGAAGGG CGACAAAGTCTCATCAAATCACATTGCGCTGTATCCAAAGGAAGCAGTTGTACTCGCTACAATTAGTTCCTAA